A genomic region of Columba livia isolate bColLiv1 breed racing homer chromosome 12, bColLiv1.pat.W.v2, whole genome shotgun sequence contains the following coding sequences:
- the COMMD5 gene encoding COMM domain-containing protein 5, with protein sequence MAAGTDPAQPGGGRGRAPHAHSGRAAMSSRSQGAPQPGGRRDPLFPVPGQPRRDGTAPPAAAEGGERPTRARPQHTAPPSAPRAGRCVSRAGRAAMAAAVSAAALGKAAGVAYGYGESGGGRGGSFLGPRVPAEVEAMARGVQDVGKDTFRRLLKVAVNALEGKDCKESVKLIAESTNLSEEQLAFLISGMYTLLREALRLPLSTFKQEVFKEDLKELRIPEDFIVDFSSVVFGNRRPASEGTALVQRSRLPSVQDFKWRVDVAISTSSLARALQPSILMMMKLSDGTAHRFEVPVAKFQELRYNVALILKEMNDLEKRSILKIQD encoded by the exons ATGGCAGCGGGAACGGATCCGGCGCAgcccggcggcgggagggggcgAGCGCCTCATGCACACAGCGGCCGAGCCGCCATGAGCAGCCGGTCCCAGGGTGCGCCTCAGCCTGGCGGCCGGCGCGACCCACTCTTTCCGGTGCCGGGCCAACCGCGCCGGGACGGCACAGCGCCCCCTGCCGCGGCGGAGGGCGGAGAGCGGCCCACGCGTGCCCGCCCACAGCACACGGCCCCGCCCTCCGCCCCGCGCGCGGGGCGGTGCGTCAGCCGGGCGGGCCGCGCTGCCATGGCGGCGGCGGTGAGCGCGGCGGCGCTGGGCAAGGCGGCGGGGGTGGCCTACGGGTATGGGGAgagcggcggcggccgcggcggcaGCTTCCTGGGGCCGCGGGTGCCGGCCGAGGTGGAGGCCATGGCCCGGGGCGTGCAGGACGTGGGCAAGGACACCTTCCGGCGGCTCCTCAAAG TTGCTGTTAATGCATTGGAAGGAAAAGACTGCAAGGAATCTGTCAAGCTGATTGCAGAAAGCACTAATCTCTCAGAAGAGCAGCTTGCTTTCCTCATTTCTGGCATGTATACCCTTCTTCGAGAAGCATTGAGACTTCCCTTATCAACTTTCAAACAAGAA GTTTTTAAGGAAGACCTAAAGGAACTCAG GATACCAGAAGATTTCATCGTGGACTTTTCCAGCGTAGTCTTTGGTAACAG GCGTCCTGCTTCCGAAGGCACGGCTCTGGTACAAAGAAGTAGGCTGCCAAGTGTCCAGGACTTCAAGTGGAGAGTGGACGTAGCTATTTCCACAAG ttcACTGGCCCGTGCACTTCAACCGTCCATTCTAATGATGATGAAGCTTTCAGATGGGACAGCTCATCGCTTTGAA GTGCCAGTTGCGAAGTTTCAAGAACTGAGGTACAATGTTGCCCTTATACTGAAGGAAATGAAtgatttggagaaaaggagcatACTGAAGATCCAGGACTGA